A stretch of the Methylacidiphilum caldifontis genome encodes the following:
- a CDS encoding DegT/DnrJ/EryC1/StrS family aminotransferase, whose translation MNGKQIKFMDPDMTGAELEAIYRVLGSSELSGGTEVEVFEKNFARFVKRKHAVSFSGAKVAFYLCLKALGIGKGDAIILSACSWRELGQVLAWAGISPKFVDIDYWSMAIDPSKIEREITPEVKALVGSNPNGHPACWEELEKIAKNHSLFLIEDSTEAIGSSFKGRNVGSFGLFSLFDFSQPSALLTGKGAMVVTDSEELASLLKTIRDRSVEERQSVVKNRQPYLGCSLSSLEAALGLAQLQRIDEILQKRKTIEELYTHFLSGFEGIKDPYVSPEATEIHWFSYVVHLGTRFSKSSRDAIIEDLRRDNIEAFPYCYPLHLAGWAIERGMRRGMLPITERVADRTIALPFHGQLAAEEVEFIVKSLKEASLNVGAGAAIY comes from the coding sequence ATGAATGGAAAACAGATAAAATTTATGGATCCCGATATGACAGGTGCCGAACTCGAAGCGATCTATCGGGTTCTTGGATCAAGTGAGCTCAGTGGGGGTACTGAAGTGGAAGTTTTTGAAAAAAACTTTGCTCGATTTGTGAAAAGAAAACATGCTGTTAGTTTTTCGGGGGCCAAAGTAGCATTTTATCTTTGTTTAAAAGCTCTTGGAATAGGCAAAGGGGATGCGATCATTCTTTCAGCTTGTTCATGGAGAGAGTTAGGACAGGTGTTGGCCTGGGCAGGAATCAGTCCTAAATTTGTGGATATTGATTATTGGTCTATGGCCATAGATCCCTCGAAAATAGAAAGGGAGATAACCCCAGAAGTTAAAGCTCTTGTTGGTTCAAACCCCAATGGTCATCCTGCATGTTGGGAAGAGCTCGAAAAAATAGCTAAAAACCATTCCCTTTTTTTGATAGAGGACTCGACCGAAGCGATTGGTTCTTCCTTTAAGGGTAGGAACGTAGGTTCTTTTGGACTATTTTCTCTTTTTGATTTTTCGCAACCTTCGGCTCTCCTTACAGGTAAAGGAGCGATGGTTGTAACCGATTCCGAGGAGTTGGCCTCTTTGCTTAAAACCATCAGAGACCGGTCGGTGGAAGAAAGACAGTCGGTAGTCAAGAACAGACAACCCTACTTAGGATGTTCTCTTAGCAGCCTGGAGGCGGCTCTTGGATTGGCTCAGTTACAGAGAATAGATGAAATTTTGCAAAAAAGGAAAACAATAGAAGAACTCTATACCCATTTTCTGTCCGGCTTCGAAGGCATTAAGGATCCTTATGTATCTCCCGAGGCGACCGAAATCCATTGGTTTTCGTACGTTGTTCATTTAGGAACGAGGTTTTCTAAATCAAGCCGGGATGCAATTATTGAAGATTTACGTCGGGACAACATCGAAGCCTTTCCCTATTGTTATCCCTTGCACTTGGCTGGATGGGCGATTGAAAGAGGAATGCGCAGGGGGATGCTGCCGATAACTGAAAGGGTTGCTGATAGGACTATCGCATTGCCTTTCCATGGACAATTAGCAGCTGAAGAAGTCGAATTTATTGTTAAAAGCCTTAAAGAAGCCTCTCTTAACGTGGGTGCTGGAGCGGCAATTTATTGA
- the nifT gene encoding putative nitrogen fixation protein NifT: MKIMVRKKEEGQITIYIAKKDLEEPIISADKEGLFGGVVTLANGMKFLLPEVPPGTKLPVTLEARKVEG; encoded by the coding sequence ATGAAAATTATGGTGAGAAAAAAAGAAGAGGGACAGATAACGATTTATATAGCTAAAAAAGACCTTGAAGAGCCGATTATCAGTGCAGACAAAGAAGGGTTGTTTGGAGGGGTGGTGACCCTTGCCAACGGGATGAAGTTTCTTTTGCCTGAAGTTCCTCCTGGAACAAAGTTGCCTGTAACCCTGGAGGCAAGAAAAGTTGAAGGATGA
- a CDS encoding HesB/IscA family protein: MAIMITQRAQEKLAKSLQGKKEAVGLRLAVLRSGCAGYSYHLNYARQVEADDFVCTFPGGKLVVDQDSLKMLEGLVLDYVKDSFRERFVFNNPNATGSCGCGESFSVGKSLQVKKTKL; this comes from the coding sequence ATGGCAATTATGATTACGCAAAGAGCTCAGGAAAAACTGGCGAAATCGTTGCAGGGAAAAAAAGAGGCTGTGGGCTTAAGGCTTGCGGTATTGCGCTCGGGATGTGCAGGTTATTCTTACCATTTAAATTATGCTAGGCAAGTGGAAGCGGATGATTTCGTCTGTACATTTCCGGGAGGGAAACTCGTTGTGGACCAGGACTCCTTGAAAATGCTTGAAGGTCTAGTGCTCGATTACGTTAAGGATAGCTTTAGGGAACGGTTTGTATTCAACAACCCTAACGCTACAGGAAGTTGTGGCTGTGGGGAAAGTTTTAGTGTAGGAAAGAGTTTGCAAGTCAAAAAAACAAAATTGTAA
- the erpA gene encoding iron-sulfur cluster insertion protein ErpA: protein MNQASIDREHKQLEERVENQGIELTEAAVKKIKSLIEEEKDTELKLRIFITGGGCSGFQYNFAFDKQIEEGDILYEKDEVFLVIDPQSHMYLKGSQIDYEENLEGARFVINNPNAGSTCSCGSSFSANCSHEI, encoded by the coding sequence ATGAATCAAGCATCTATCGATAGAGAACATAAACAACTGGAAGAAAGAGTTGAGAACCAAGGGATTGAATTAACAGAAGCGGCTGTAAAAAAAATTAAATCTTTAATTGAAGAAGAAAAAGATACGGAGCTTAAGCTTCGAATTTTTATAACAGGTGGGGGATGTTCAGGTTTTCAATATAATTTTGCTTTTGACAAGCAGATCGAGGAAGGAGACATCCTTTATGAGAAGGATGAGGTTTTCCTGGTGATTGATCCCCAAAGTCATATGTATCTAAAAGGCTCACAAATTGATTATGAGGAAAATCTGGAGGGGGCGCGTTTTGTAATAAACAACCCCAATGCTGGATCAACCTGTAGCTGTGGTTCTTCTTTTTCTGCAAACTGTTCTCATGAAATTTAA
- the nifA gene encoding nif-specific transcriptional activator NifA, whose protein sequence is MKKSGEFVAIYEISKILTSPQSTLFRSLRESLKVLSLNLKLQKSLIFVRRGFNPTLLSYYGDVYAEDNLSFYYSLIEQILKNGFPIVVPDIHKEPYFNTVIASADSTQEPVSLFCLPIRFERECIGVLVCEKKRESALESISEITLTLSLASNLFGQKLKLSIGNLEDTSFYENYEPTTSLTKNDDSRIKINNGVIGKSKTMQAVMDLVYHVAPSRSTVLLRGESGTGKEVIARTIHYLSPRKDGPFIKVNCSALPETILESELFGHEKGAFTGALFERKGRFELAHGGTLFLDEIGDISPSVQVKLLRVLQEREFERVGGNKTIRVDVRVITATNRNLEEAVLKGEFRADLYFRINVVSIYLPPLRDRKEDIPLLAEHILNKIGKELNRKLRITPEALNLLINCHWPGNVRELENCLERAATNSRNNWIDEIDVACRRNQCSSPMLWKKDLQLIATPVVSFEESKPKEETQRSSFYNPLVADDPKEKIIQAMEKCGWVQAKAARMLNITPRQLGYALKKYGIEIKKF, encoded by the coding sequence ATGAAAAAAAGTGGAGAATTTGTTGCCATTTATGAAATTAGCAAGATCCTCACTTCTCCTCAGTCAACGCTTTTTCGATCCTTAAGAGAATCTTTAAAAGTTTTAAGTCTTAATTTAAAGTTACAAAAATCTTTGATTTTTGTCCGAAGAGGATTTAATCCCACTCTTCTTAGCTATTATGGGGATGTCTATGCTGAGGATAATCTTTCTTTCTATTATTCTCTTATCGAACAGATTTTAAAAAATGGCTTTCCCATTGTTGTTCCCGATATCCATAAAGAACCTTACTTCAATACAGTTATTGCTTCCGCAGACAGCACACAAGAACCCGTTTCCCTTTTTTGCTTGCCGATTCGATTCGAAAGAGAATGTATTGGAGTTCTAGTTTGTGAAAAGAAAAGAGAGTCAGCCCTTGAGTCTATATCCGAAATTACCTTGACGTTAAGCTTGGCATCGAATCTTTTCGGACAAAAACTAAAACTCAGCATAGGTAATTTAGAAGACACTTCTTTTTATGAGAACTATGAACCGACAACTAGCTTAACGAAAAATGACGATAGTCGAATCAAAATAAATAATGGGGTCATTGGTAAAAGCAAGACGATGCAGGCCGTGATGGATCTTGTCTATCATGTTGCTCCTTCCCGATCTACTGTTCTGCTTCGCGGGGAAAGCGGAACAGGCAAAGAGGTCATTGCACGGACAATACATTATCTAAGCCCCAGGAAAGATGGACCCTTTATAAAAGTCAATTGCTCGGCTTTGCCCGAGACTATTCTTGAGTCAGAACTCTTTGGACATGAAAAAGGAGCCTTTACAGGAGCTCTTTTTGAAAGAAAAGGCCGGTTCGAACTGGCACATGGAGGTACACTCTTTCTTGACGAGATTGGTGATATATCACCCTCTGTCCAGGTAAAACTATTACGTGTTTTACAAGAAAGAGAGTTTGAAAGGGTTGGGGGAAACAAAACCATTCGAGTAGATGTAAGGGTTATTACGGCAACAAATAGAAACCTTGAAGAAGCGGTCTTAAAGGGTGAATTCAGGGCCGATCTTTACTTTCGGATCAATGTTGTGTCCATTTATCTGCCTCCACTGCGGGATCGCAAAGAGGATATTCCACTGCTTGCCGAGCACATTTTGAATAAAATCGGAAAAGAACTAAACAGAAAATTAAGAATTACCCCTGAAGCCCTTAATCTCTTGATCAATTGCCATTGGCCAGGAAATGTAAGGGAGCTTGAAAACTGCTTAGAACGGGCTGCGACTAACTCTAGAAATAACTGGATAGATGAGATTGATGTCGCGTGCCGTAGGAACCAATGTTCTTCACCGATGTTATGGAAAAAAGACCTCCAGCTCATCGCTACCCCTGTCGTCTCATTTGAAGAAAGCAAGCCTAAAGAAGAAACTCAAAGATCTTCTTTCTACAACCCGCTTGTTGCGGATGACCCCAAAGAAAAAATCATTCAGGCCATGGAAAAATGCGGTTGGGTTCAAGCAAAAGCTGCACGCATGTTGAACATTACGCCCCGTCAACTCGGATACGCTCTCAAAAAATATGGCATTGAAATAAAAAAGTTTTAA
- a CDS encoding sulfurtransferase, translated as MSIGYAFPDKLVEVEWLAENLNALSPDIRIVESNEDVLLYDTGHIPGAVHIDWRKDLQDQLIRDYISPEKFAQLCSRNGITADTTCIFYGDKSNWWACYALWAFELFGHTKAKILNGGRDKWIKLGLPLTKEKPSYEKTFYPVPPQRRDSEIRVFYEDVLSFLKTKGPLIDVRSPGEYSGELLHMPEYPQEGVLRGGHIPGAKSVPWKTAVKEDSTFKSFADLREIYEKEAGLDPEKETIVYCRIGERSSHSWFVLKYLLGHKKVKNYDGSWTEWGNKVAAPIER; from the coding sequence ATGAGTATAGGTTATGCTTTCCCTGACAAATTAGTTGAAGTCGAATGGCTGGCTGAAAATTTAAATGCTCTTAGTCCAGATATTCGGATTGTTGAAAGTAACGAAGATGTGCTCCTTTATGACACGGGTCATATCCCCGGAGCGGTCCATATCGATTGGCGCAAAGATCTCCAAGACCAGTTGATCAGGGACTACATATCACCAGAAAAGTTTGCTCAACTTTGTTCCCGCAATGGAATTACAGCCGATACAACCTGTATCTTCTACGGGGATAAATCGAATTGGTGGGCCTGTTATGCTCTTTGGGCATTTGAGCTGTTTGGCCATACAAAGGCCAAGATTCTCAACGGAGGGCGCGATAAATGGATTAAACTAGGGCTGCCTTTAACAAAAGAAAAGCCTTCTTATGAAAAGACGTTTTATCCTGTGCCTCCCCAAAGAAGGGATAGCGAGATCCGCGTTTTTTATGAAGATGTCCTTTCTTTCTTAAAGACCAAAGGACCATTGATCGATGTACGTAGTCCAGGGGAATATTCTGGAGAGCTTCTTCACATGCCTGAGTATCCTCAAGAAGGGGTTTTGCGGGGAGGACATATTCCAGGAGCTAAAAGTGTACCCTGGAAAACAGCGGTTAAAGAGGATAGCACCTTTAAATCTTTTGCTGATCTTCGGGAAATTTATGAAAAAGAAGCAGGGTTAGATCCAGAAAAAGAAACGATCGTTTATTGCCGGATAGGCGAGCGTTCAAGTCATAGTTGGTTTGTTCTGAAATATCTGCTTGGTCATAAAAAGGTAAAGAACTATGACGGTTCCTGGACTGAATGGGGAAACAAGGTTGCTGCTCCAATTGAGCGCTAA
- a CDS encoding nitrogen fixation protein NifQ, translated as MELCLHQTQPSQENISFPLFCMLKRSFSYVLQRFGNRDSDPFIPSLGMSNKELEKMLSFFSISMDDSQGGSLGTYLECYEEHKMLVEFFLRYRNRQGDMSLWIAHLLATASLGENHLWQDMGLKNRDELGSVLRAFFFPLFEANKEDMRWKRFFYRKLCEEEGLFVCKAPNCKDCLDRPICYGPE; from the coding sequence ATGGAACTTTGTCTACATCAAACACAGCCTAGCCAAGAAAATATATCCTTTCCTCTTTTTTGCATGCTAAAAAGGAGTTTTAGCTATGTTCTCCAGAGATTTGGGAATAGGGATAGCGATCCTTTCATTCCTTCCCTGGGAATGTCTAATAAAGAGTTGGAAAAGATGCTCTCTTTTTTTTCCATTTCTATGGATGATTCCCAAGGGGGAAGTTTAGGGACTTATCTTGAATGTTATGAAGAGCATAAAATGCTTGTTGAGTTTTTTCTCCGTTACCGGAACCGACAGGGAGATATGTCTTTGTGGATAGCCCATCTTTTAGCTACAGCTTCACTGGGAGAAAACCATCTCTGGCAGGATATGGGACTTAAAAATCGGGATGAACTGGGATCAGTCTTGCGAGCTTTTTTCTTCCCTCTCTTTGAGGCAAACAAGGAAGATATGCGCTGGAAGAGATTTTTTTATAGGAAATTATGCGAAGAAGAGGGGCTTTTTGTCTGTAAAGCTCCAAATTGTAAGGATTGTTTGGATAGACCAATATGCTACGGTCCAGAATAA
- a CDS encoding cysteine desulfurase family protein gives MKGRVYLDYNATTPLSEEVFEAMIPWLRSHFGNPSSSHDEGRKAKEALIQSRKKVAQFLGVKAEEIIFTSGCTESIAMAIKGVLSTTSEGKNKIVISAVEHPAVLSLLKQLEKENVQSCVIGVDRDGSLRLDELEKALDSSVILVSLLWANNETGVIFPIKEIGLMAKARGIPFHVDGAQVVGKILIQLSDLEVDLFSFSAHKLYGPKGIGVLYKKKGLKLSPLIAGHQERQLRGGTENVAAVVGMAKACEIAESTMNEQALRLQKLRDWMEKEIQEQLPEAIIVGKNNRRIGNTSNIIFPGVDAEELLSFLDRNGVAVSTGSACTRGSQQPSHVLLAMGFDSKQASSALRISMGYETTQKEIEMFLHLLSSFLKNQASLKTPQQAKEKDEEESYSKLFLKTWHDYC, from the coding sequence ATGAAAGGACGAGTTTATCTGGATTATAATGCTACGACTCCTCTGTCCGAAGAGGTTTTTGAGGCCATGATCCCCTGGCTTCGTTCTCACTTTGGTAATCCTTCCAGTAGCCATGACGAAGGAAGGAAGGCTAAAGAGGCTCTTATTCAATCGCGGAAAAAAGTTGCCCAGTTTCTTGGAGTAAAAGCCGAAGAGATCATCTTTACGAGCGGTTGTACAGAAAGCATAGCAATGGCCATAAAGGGAGTTTTATCGACTACTTCCGAAGGAAAGAATAAGATTGTCATCTCTGCGGTTGAACATCCGGCCGTTTTAAGTTTGCTTAAACAGCTTGAAAAAGAAAATGTTCAAAGTTGTGTAATTGGAGTGGATAGGGATGGTTCTCTTCGGCTAGATGAATTAGAAAAAGCTTTAGATTCCTCAGTCATTCTGGTTAGCCTACTTTGGGCAAACAACGAAACAGGGGTGATTTTTCCCATTAAAGAAATTGGGCTTATGGCTAAAGCCCGAGGGATACCTTTCCATGTTGATGGAGCCCAAGTCGTGGGTAAAATCCTTATTCAGCTTTCAGATCTTGAGGTAGACCTTTTCTCGTTTTCAGCACACAAGTTATATGGGCCTAAAGGTATTGGGGTTCTTTACAAGAAAAAGGGACTAAAGCTAAGCCCTTTGATTGCTGGTCATCAAGAAAGACAATTGAGGGGAGGAACCGAAAATGTCGCTGCCGTTGTAGGGATGGCTAAAGCTTGCGAGATTGCCGAATCGACAATGAATGAACAGGCCTTGCGGCTTCAAAAATTAAGAGACTGGATGGAAAAAGAGATTCAAGAACAGCTGCCCGAAGCGATAATTGTGGGAAAGAACAATAGGCGCATAGGTAATACTTCGAACATCATTTTTCCAGGAGTTGATGCTGAAGAGCTGCTCAGTTTTCTTGACCGCAATGGGGTTGCGGTTTCTACAGGATCTGCTTGCACAAGGGGTAGCCAGCAACCTTCACATGTTCTTTTAGCCATGGGATTTGATTCTAAGCAAGCTTCTTCAGCTTTAAGAATATCCATGGGCTATGAAACCACACAGAAAGAAATAGAGATGTTTTTGCACCTCCTTAGTTCTTTTTTGAAAAATCAAGCCTCGTTGAAAACCCCACAGCAAGCTAAAGAAAAGGATGAAGAGGAGTCTTATAGTAAACTTTTTTTAAAAACATGGCATGACTATTGCTAA
- a CDS encoding nitrogen fixation protein NifZ gives MREKDINELDGPPVFEYGQRVRSKKNIRNDGTFPGKEIGEILVKKGEIGYVSSIGTFLQKFYIYGVDFVERGYLVGMKSEELEPLEEEE, from the coding sequence ATGAGAGAAAAGGATATTAACGAGCTGGATGGCCCTCCGGTATTTGAATATGGCCAGAGGGTAAGGAGCAAAAAGAATATACGTAATGATGGAACATTCCCGGGAAAGGAAATAGGAGAGATACTCGTCAAAAAAGGGGAAATCGGCTATGTCAGCAGTATCGGGACTTTTCTTCAAAAATTCTACATTTATGGAGTTGATTTTGTGGAGAGGGGGTATCTGGTCGGAATGAAATCTGAAGAGTTAGAACCTCTAGAAGAGGAAGAGTAA
- a CDS encoding 4Fe4S-binding leucine-rich repeat protein: MKDLSMECLDWEGVPINCASCPHKELEKRGKCRLGEACVQDRYAKRIERFFERNPSLAIDYINHPYFEIRAIALRHVDSHHQIRLSMDPDETVRMSAAYYVPRKFLLRMRFDENREVRVRAASLLDGMDLVPMLVDPDYYVRVIVARKIPLAWLIFMVSDPEPTVRIEVAKRVGEEGLIILANDLNEEVRLTVVSRLDAKELNRFINDPSWKVRFEVVRRINPSYLAFFCEDQDSFVREFAKIRMEEELGSAQGNSERNWNKKSSDERKGY; the protein is encoded by the coding sequence GTGAAAGATCTTTCAATGGAATGCCTGGATTGGGAGGGTGTACCGATTAACTGTGCGAGTTGCCCTCATAAAGAGTTGGAAAAAAGAGGGAAGTGTCGGCTAGGGGAAGCTTGTGTGCAGGATAGATATGCTAAAAGAATAGAGAGATTTTTTGAGCGCAATCCTTCCTTGGCGATCGATTATATCAACCATCCTTATTTTGAGATCAGGGCTATTGCGTTGAGACATGTGGATAGTCATCATCAGATTCGGTTATCGATGGATCCAGATGAAACGGTCCGGATGAGCGCAGCTTACTACGTTCCCCGAAAATTCCTTTTGCGAATGCGTTTTGATGAAAACCGAGAAGTTCGTGTGAGAGCAGCAAGTTTGCTTGATGGAATGGATCTTGTCCCGATGTTGGTTGATCCAGATTACTATGTTCGGGTAATTGTAGCGAGGAAAATTCCCTTGGCCTGGTTGATTTTTATGGTTTCGGATCCAGAGCCTACAGTCCGAATAGAGGTAGCAAAAAGGGTGGGAGAAGAAGGGTTGATTATACTGGCTAATGATTTAAACGAGGAAGTACGGCTCACCGTGGTCTCCCGGTTAGATGCGAAGGAGTTAAACCGATTTATCAACGATCCGAGCTGGAAAGTGAGGTTTGAAGTGGTTCGAAGAATAAATCCTAGCTACCTTGCCTTTTTCTGCGAAGACCAGGATTCTTTCGTAAGAGAATTTGCAAAGATACGAATGGAAGAGGAGTTGGGTTCAGCGCAGGGCAATTCTGAAAGGAATTGGAATAAAAAGAGTAGCGATGAGAGAAAAGGATATTAA
- a CDS encoding HesB/IscA family protein gives MKIAITPKAKSFINRMIRMCGGSTNAGMRLIVGEGGCSGLTTEFSVEEKPWENDLVWEEGVKLFIPQQSASYFEDAIVHFVESPTETRLIVLSARKTQNSCSCSSSTSESSA, from the coding sequence ATGAAAATAGCGATTACACCTAAAGCTAAAAGTTTTATAAATCGCATGATCAGGATGTGTGGAGGGAGCACAAATGCGGGGATGAGACTTATTGTGGGCGAAGGAGGCTGTTCGGGATTGACAACCGAGTTTAGCGTGGAAGAAAAGCCTTGGGAAAATGACCTCGTATGGGAAGAGGGAGTAAAACTCTTTATTCCACAGCAAAGCGCTTCATATTTTGAAGACGCGATCGTGCATTTTGTGGAAAGTCCTACTGAAACTCGGCTTATTGTTTTATCGGCAAGAAAAACACAAAACTCCTGTAGTTGCTCTTCTTCAACTTCTGAATCTTCTGCATAA
- a CDS encoding YfhL family 4Fe-4S dicluster ferredoxin has protein sequence MAYKIVASQCTGCSACEPECPNGAIYEKEGIFAINPDKCTECIGFYDEPQCVSVCPVDNTCVIDKSRPRYKAKN, from the coding sequence ATGGCTTATAAGATCGTTGCATCTCAATGCACCGGATGTTCAGCATGTGAACCGGAATGCCCCAATGGGGCGATATATGAAAAGGAGGGCATTTTTGCAATCAATCCGGATAAATGTACAGAATGCATCGGTTTTTATGACGAACCGCAATGCGTATCTGTCTGTCCAGTGGATAACACCTGTGTGATCGATAAAAGCCGACCACGGTATAAAGCAAAAAATTAG
- the nifB gene encoding nitrogenase cofactor biosynthesis protein NifB — protein MSAAVIEPPRAKNFQRLKTLGLSVTSSIQHQGCGSKGGSGKSSCGSGAGAGDLPEEIWEKVKNHPCYSEEAHHYYARMHVAVAPACNIQCNYCNRKYDCANESRPGVVSEKLTPEEAANKVLAVASLIPQMTVLGIAGPGDPLANPDKTFKTFELVAKKAPDIKLCLSTNGLALPDHVKRIKDFNVDHVTITINMIDPEVGEKIYPWVFYKHKRYKGRDAAKILSERQLEGLEMLTSEKILCKINSVMIPGINDEHLVEVNKAVKSRGAFLHNIMPLISAPEHGTYFGLTGQRGPTAQELKALQDKCEGQMNMMRHCRQCRADAVGLLGEDRSSEFTKEKLSSIELNYDLQARNAYKLQVEQERQKRMAEREKELQEVAKENSDLKILVAVATKGGGKVNEHFGHAKEFQVYEVSTKGSKFIGHRRVDLYCQGGYGEDDALETVIRAIRDCVAVFVAKIGSCPKEALQKAGIEPVDHYAFEYIEKAALGYYKDYLRRVNEGLVDPTKKADALIRQGALIAQNG, from the coding sequence ATGTCGGCTGCTGTGATAGAACCACCTAGAGCAAAAAATTTTCAGCGTTTGAAAACCTTAGGACTTTCCGTGACTTCCTCTATTCAACACCAAGGGTGCGGTTCAAAAGGAGGCAGCGGAAAATCGAGTTGCGGCTCAGGAGCAGGGGCGGGAGATCTGCCTGAAGAAATATGGGAGAAAGTCAAAAACCATCCCTGTTATAGCGAGGAAGCACACCATTACTATGCTCGAATGCATGTCGCGGTGGCACCGGCTTGTAATATCCAGTGTAATTATTGTAACCGGAAGTATGACTGTGCCAACGAGAGTAGGCCAGGAGTTGTCAGCGAGAAGCTTACCCCGGAAGAAGCAGCCAACAAGGTATTGGCTGTGGCTTCGCTTATCCCCCAGATGACTGTCCTTGGGATAGCTGGCCCGGGTGATCCATTGGCTAATCCCGATAAAACCTTCAAGACTTTTGAATTGGTTGCAAAGAAGGCACCTGATATTAAACTGTGTCTTTCAACCAATGGATTGGCTCTTCCAGACCATGTCAAACGGATAAAGGATTTTAACGTTGATCACGTCACTATTACGATCAACATGATCGATCCTGAGGTAGGAGAAAAGATTTATCCCTGGGTTTTTTATAAACATAAAAGATATAAAGGCAGGGATGCAGCGAAAATTTTATCAGAACGTCAGCTTGAAGGCTTGGAGATGCTTACTTCAGAAAAGATCCTCTGTAAGATCAATTCGGTGATGATTCCTGGAATTAACGATGAACATCTTGTTGAGGTTAATAAAGCGGTCAAATCCAGGGGTGCGTTTCTCCATAATATTATGCCTCTTATTTCAGCTCCTGAACATGGAACTTATTTTGGGTTAACAGGACAAAGAGGGCCAACTGCTCAAGAATTAAAAGCTCTCCAAGATAAATGCGAAGGACAGATGAACATGATGCGGCATTGCAGGCAATGTCGAGCCGATGCAGTGGGATTACTTGGAGAAGATAGGAGCAGTGAATTTACCAAGGAGAAGTTATCTTCGATCGAACTTAATTATGACCTGCAAGCAAGAAATGCTTACAAACTGCAGGTTGAACAAGAAAGACAGAAGAGGATGGCGGAGAGAGAAAAAGAACTCCAGGAAGTGGCCAAGGAAAACAGCGATTTAAAAATTTTGGTCGCTGTGGCAACAAAAGGAGGAGGAAAAGTTAACGAACATTTTGGCCATGCCAAGGAATTTCAGGTCTACGAGGTAAGCACTAAAGGGTCGAAGTTTATTGGGCACCGCCGGGTCGATCTCTATTGCCAGGGTGGATACGGTGAAGATGACGCTCTTGAGACTGTCATTCGAGCTATAAGGGATTGCGTGGCGGTATTTGTAGCTAAAATTGGCTCCTGTCCCAAGGAAGCATTGCAAAAAGCAGGAATCGAACCGGTTGATCATTATGCCTTCGAATACATTGAGAAGGCTGCCTTAGGCTACTATAAAGACTACCTAAGAAGAGTTAATGAAGGCTTAGTCGATCCGACTAAGAAAGCGGATGCCTTGATTCGGCAAGGAGCTTTGATTGCTCAGAATGGATAA